In Bacteroidota bacterium, a single window of DNA contains:
- a CDS encoding NADH:ubiquinone reductase (Na(+)-transporting) subunit B yields the protein MKEFFRKKLDITRPYFQKGGKFEKLRSTYDAFATFMFVPGHTTSSGTHIKDGIDLKRTMMTVIIALIPALLFGMWNVGLQHYRATGEEATFMMQFNYGIMKVLPIIVVSYVVGLGIEFLFAQLRGHDVNEGYLVTGMLIPLIMPPTIPLWMVAVGSAFCVIIGKEVFGGTGMNVLNPALTARAFLFFAYPVSMSGDIWIAGRPDAYSGATVLADLASSTPATYSTWDIFLGTIPGSIGETSTLACLIGAVILGITGIGSWKIMLSVFAGGFFMGTLMNLIPGGNAFMQLPAWEHLIIGGFAFGAIFMATDPVSASQTEQGKIIYGLLIGILTIMIRAWNPAYPEGMMLSILLMNVFAPLIDHYVVEANIKRRLSRVKA from the coding sequence ATGAAAGAGTTTTTTAGAAAAAAATTAGACATAACCCGTCCCTATTTTCAGAAAGGAGGCAAGTTCGAAAAACTTCGCTCCACATACGATGCATTTGCTACTTTTATGTTTGTACCGGGACACACAACAAGTTCAGGTACTCATATTAAAGACGGAATAGACTTAAAAAGAACAATGATGACGGTTATCATTGCTTTAATTCCTGCTTTGTTATTTGGTATGTGGAATGTGGGGCTGCAACATTATCGTGCGACAGGTGAGGAAGCTACGTTTATGATGCAATTCAACTATGGCATCATGAAAGTATTGCCCATTATTGTGGTTTCTTATGTAGTGGGTTTAGGAATAGAGTTTTTGTTTGCCCAACTCAGAGGTCATGATGTCAATGAAGGTTATTTAGTAACGGGTATGTTAATTCCTTTGATTATGCCTCCCACCATTCCATTGTGGATGGTTGCAGTGGGTTCAGCTTTTTGTGTTATTATCGGAAAAGAAGTATTTGGTGGTACAGGGATGAATGTATTAAACCCTGCACTCACTGCCCGCGCATTTTTATTCTTTGCATATCCCGTATCTATGTCCGGAGATATATGGATTGCAGGCAGACCCGATGCCTACTCAGGAGCTACGGTCTTAGCTGACTTGGCATCATCTACCCCGGCAACATATTCAACATGGGATATCTTCTTAGGCACTATTCCCGGTTCAATTGGAGAAACTTCAACACTGGCATGTTTGATTGGAGCAGTCATTTTGGGAATTACCGGTATTGGAAGTTGGAAAATTATGCTATCAGTTTTTGCCGGAGGTTTCTTCATGGGAACATTGATGAATTTGATTCCCGGTGGAAATGCATTTATGCAGCTCCCTGCTTGGGAACACTTAATTATAGGTGGTTTTGCATTTGGCGCTATTTTCATGGCTACCGACCCTGTAAGCGCATCTCAGACCGAACAAGGCAAAATTATTTATGGATTGCTAATTGGAATTCTGACTATCATGATAAGGGCTTGGAACCCTGCATACCCCGAGGGAATGATGCTTTCCATTCTATTGATGAATGTGTTCGCCCCACTGATTGACCACTATGTTGTTGAAGCTAATATTAAAAGGAGATTAAGCCGTGTCAAAGCATAA
- the nqrC gene encoding NADH:ubiquinone reductase (Na(+)-transporting) subunit C, which translates to MSKHNNSYILVFMITLSVFSAVILAFISESLKPAQIANIELEKKKSILGTFIDVSKMSKEEINALYAKKVKTVVVSFDAQKLDIDEASIKVSDEYRKDLKDRKLPVYEIFNDKGEIEYSVLPFFGHGLYDNIWGYIAVEPDMKTIKGVVLDNKGETPGLGARMSEKQIADRYQGKTIRDDMGNIVTIVMQKGEKGGGEASIKAYENDSHKVDGLSGATNTGKGINKMFEEYLQAYSGYLNSKLTK; encoded by the coding sequence GTGTCAAAGCATAATAATTCATACATACTTGTTTTTATGATAACGCTGTCTGTATTTTCAGCTGTTATTCTTGCTTTCATTTCTGAAAGCTTAAAACCCGCTCAAATTGCAAATATTGAGTTAGAAAAGAAAAAATCCATTTTGGGTACTTTTATTGATGTTTCCAAAATGTCAAAAGAAGAAATCAATGCCCTTTATGCAAAAAAAGTAAAAACCGTTGTAGTGTCTTTTGATGCTCAAAAACTTGATATAGACGAAGCCAGTATCAAAGTTTCTGATGAGTATCGCAAGGATTTAAAAGACCGGAAGCTTCCTGTTTATGAAATCTTTAATGACAAAGGAGAAATAGAATATTCCGTTTTGCCATTTTTCGGGCATGGTTTATACGATAATATCTGGGGATATATAGCAGTTGAACCTGACATGAAAACTATCAAAGGTGTGGTATTGGATAACAAAGGGGAAACGCCCGGATTGGGAGCACGCATGTCCGAAAAGCAAATTGCAGACCGTTATCAAGGCAAAACCATTCGAGATGACATGGGCAATATTGTAACAATCGTAATGCAAAAAGGCGAAAAAGGCGGTGGAGAAGCAAGTATTAAAGCCTATGAGAATGACTCTCATAAGGTTGATGGGCTCTCAGGAGCAACCAATACAGGAAAAGGAATCAACAAGATGTTTGAAGAATATCTTCAGGCATATTCAGGTT